In a single window of the Larimichthys crocea isolate SSNF chromosome XVII, L_crocea_2.0, whole genome shotgun sequence genome:
- the LOC104918498 gene encoding cell wall integrity and stress response component 4 isoform X1, whose translation MWLWTLIGLCIITKVHGFANGAPNDEETCKKMSPVHRRSDGTNSPRQTTKSPFEVTYELGQRKEPITVSLQSKSSHKFIGFMLEAREKGMVDGGSPVGKFIPLNPGEIKLLRCSNLEGSAVTNLGNTGKNLIKVNWTAEGAELDIFFRATFVKSYSIFWERVDVNVVLPPDPTTLPPSTPISTPASTPTSTPTSTPASTPTSTPTSTPANTPTSTPTSTPPSTPVSTPTSTQTSTPTSTPVSTQTSTSVSTQTSTPASTQTSTPTSTTKPSTTPPGKDKHKKYLLAETGMMGFSVLLVGVKEDIPDIFTITFTDGPFSRCLITVFKITCSQLCYALEISTLVLFCVDDPVSVTLVALVSVAILINIIELIIISLPLGPSHELKEMCDLADKLSLSVIHTGPITAVVVMVVLEIERKESWLPRVMIAYVVWIFLFVIWVFILNVYKNTKLGIRQLGRSHSVKWRQQKKKELSACEVIVIAVSLIFDVGTMIFTAAIIFGIFKG comes from the exons ATGTGGTTGTGGACTTTGATTGGCCTTTGCATCATCACAAAGGTGCATGGGTTTGCAAATGGTGCCCCCAATGACgaagaaacatgtaaaaaaatgtcaccTGTGCATAGAAGAAGCGATGGGACAAATTCTCCCCGTCAGACTACTAAATCACCCTTTGAGGTCACTTACGAATTGGGCCAAAGGAAAGAGCCTATTACAG TTTCTCTCCAGAGCAAGTCATCTCATAAATTCATTGGATTTATGTTGGAGGCTCGAGAGAAAGGCATGGTGGACGGAGGCAGTCCTGTTGGAAAATTTATCCCACTTAATCCTGGAGAAATCAAACTCCTACGGTGCAGTAATTTAGAA GGCTCTGCTGTTACTAATTTAGGCAATACAGGCAAGAATTTGATCAAGGTTAACTGGACAGCGGAGGGAGCAGAGTTAGACATATTTTTCAG AGCCACATTTGTTAAAAGCTATTCCATATTCTGGGAACGAGTGGATGTGAATGTTGTTTTACCTCCAGACCCCACAACACTACCACCAAGTACTCCAATAAGTACTCCAGCAAGTACTCCAACGAGTACTCCAACAAGTACTCCAGCAAGTACTCCAACAAGTACTCCAACAAGTACTCCAGCAAATACTCCAACAAGTACTCCAACAAGTACTCCACCAAGTACTCCAGTAAGTACTCCAACAAGTACTCAAACAAGTACACCAACAAGTACTCCAGTAAGTACTCAAACAAGTACTTCAGTAAGTACTCAAACAAGTACTCCAGCTAGTACTCAAACAAGTACTCCTACAAGTACTACAAAGCCAAGTACAACTCCTCCAGGAAAGGACAAACATAAG AAATATCTTCTGGCAGAAACTGGGATGATGGGTTTTAGCGTTCTTTTGGTGGGCGTGAAAGAG GATATCCCTGATATATTCACAATTACCTTCACTGATGGCCCATTTTCTCGTTGTCTAATTACG gtGTTTAAGATAACATGCAGTCAGCTTTGTTATGCACTTGAAATATCGACCCtggtgttgttttgtgtggATGATCCCGTTTCA gTCACTCTTGTTGCTCTTGTGTCTGTGGCGATACTGATTAATATAATAGAGCTGATAATCATCTCTCTGCCTTTGGGACCCAGTCATGAACT AAAGGAGATGTGTGACCTTGCTGACAAATTGTCATTGTCAGTCATCCATACCGGTCCTATAA ctgctgtcGTCGTCATGGTTGTTTTGGAGATTGAACGGAAAGAGTCTTGGCTTCCCAGAGTGATGATTGCTTACGTAGTGTGGATTTTCCTGTTTGTAATTTGGGTCTTCATACTGAATGTTTACAAGAACACAAAACTGGGGATAAGACAACTAG GGAGGTCACATAGTGTGAAATGGaggcaacagaaaaaaaag GAGCTCAGTGCATGCGAAGTGATTGTTATTGCTGTCTCATTAATATTCGACGTTGGAACCATGATTTTCACTGCAGCTATCATTTTTGGGATATTTAAAGGATAA
- the LOC104918498 gene encoding uncharacterized protein LOC104918498 isoform X2 yields MMGFSVLLVGVKEDIPDIFTITFTDGPFSRCLITVFKITCSQLCYALEISTLVLFCVDDPVSVTLVALVSVAILINIIELIIISLPLGPSHELKEMCDLADKLSLSVIHTGPITAVVVMVVLEIERKESWLPRVMIAYVVWIFLFVIWVFILNVYKNTKLGIRQLGRSHSVKWRQQKKKELSACEVIVIAVSLIFDVGTMIFTAAIIFGIFKG; encoded by the exons ATGATGGGTTTTAGCGTTCTTTTGGTGGGCGTGAAAGAG GATATCCCTGATATATTCACAATTACCTTCACTGATGGCCCATTTTCTCGTTGTCTAATTACG gtGTTTAAGATAACATGCAGTCAGCTTTGTTATGCACTTGAAATATCGACCCtggtgttgttttgtgtggATGATCCCGTTTCA gTCACTCTTGTTGCTCTTGTGTCTGTGGCGATACTGATTAATATAATAGAGCTGATAATCATCTCTCTGCCTTTGGGACCCAGTCATGAACT AAAGGAGATGTGTGACCTTGCTGACAAATTGTCATTGTCAGTCATCCATACCGGTCCTATAA ctgctgtcGTCGTCATGGTTGTTTTGGAGATTGAACGGAAAGAGTCTTGGCTTCCCAGAGTGATGATTGCTTACGTAGTGTGGATTTTCCTGTTTGTAATTTGGGTCTTCATACTGAATGTTTACAAGAACACAAAACTGGGGATAAGACAACTAG GGAGGTCACATAGTGTGAAATGGaggcaacagaaaaaaaag GAGCTCAGTGCATGCGAAGTGATTGTTATTGCTGTCTCATTAATATTCGACGTTGGAACCATGATTTTCACTGCAGCTATCATTTTTGGGATATTTAAAGGATAA
- the LOC104918456 gene encoding torsin-1A-interacting protein 2 isoform X2 produces MESRPVRRSQRQSTSKDSPSKKSRKETGREEVGGGENKMDVQESAEHVEENGEQEIEDSSYNIHQPEICPGAGGDVNLLPRVALGERYKPSHAVNEAKTGGVSSVNFSTRVVLGDCCRPSHAKNETETVKPSNKGPAAPKTATQIRSRHRITTMEEYRKTMEAEPKSIGKPQVNHYAPSMYPASSKSCATRQIANNIPTQKKTEQKSHKKAGIKETDVKKRGCMWYFWRFVLLVLLSTSAFLLAYMIIPIFQRTADSVKHPPRVVEPEKFADHLTLLETQFPSQRSDLWKRSKIHLEKHLNTAHPTEPVSLIFTSGLKAEKTLKCLAQGLASSFSSALNASVLHIDGASKASQDSDEVKLDVDSQLQAAFEGDKPVAVIHRFEELPPGSTLIFYRYCDHESAAYKQVFLLFTVLLPQDEIENKQSLKEVEEAVQDYVKARLVGSGNQTAFNEMDADKYGGLWSRISHLVLPVVSEKEVEQKGC; encoded by the exons ATTCCCCGAGCAAGAAGAGTCGTAAGGAGACTGGGAGAGAAGAAGTTGGCGGCGGTGAGAACAAGATGGATGTTCAGGAATCAGCCGAACATGTGGAGGAAAATGGAGAGCAAGAAATTGAGGATTCCTCTTATAACATTCATCAACCAGAAATATGCCCAG GTGCCGGTGGAGATGTGAATTTACTCCCTCGTGTAGCGCTGGGTGAACGCTACAAACCCAGTCATGCTGTAAATGAAGCCAAGACAG GTGGCGTCAGTTCTGTGAATTTCTCCACTCGTGTAGTGCTCGGTGATTGCTGCCGACCCAGTCATGCCAAAAATGAAACCGAGACAG taaaaCCATCGAATAAAGGACCTGCAGCTCCCAAGACTGCCACGCAAATCAGATCAAGACATAGGATCACGACAATGGAAGAGTACAGGAAGACAATGGAGGCCGAACCCAAGAGTATTG GTAAACCACAAGTTAACCACTATGCCCCAAGCATGTATCCAGCCTCGTCGAAATCCTGCGCAACGCGGCAAATTGCGAATAACATTCCGACACAGaagaaaactgaacaaaaatcTCACAAAAAAGCAG GGATAAAGGAAACTGACGTCAAGAAGAGAG GATGCATGTGGTATTTCTGGCGTTTTGTCCTCCTGGTACTGCTCAGTACTTCTGCCTTCTTGCTGGCATACATGATCATTCCCATATTTCAAAGGACTGCAGATAGTGTGAAGCATCCACCCAGAGTTGTAGAGCCAGAAAAGTTTGCAGATCACTTGACTCTTCTTGAAACTCAGTTCCCCAGTCAGCGGTCTGACTTATGGAAGAGGAGCAAAATCCACCTGGAGAAGCACCTCAATACAGCCCATCCCACAGAGCCAGTCAGTCTGATCTTTACCTCTGGCCTCAAAGCTGAGAAGACACTGAAGTGCCTGGCTCAGGGGCTggcctcctccttctcatctgCCCTTAACGCCTCCGTCCTCCACATCGACGGAGCCAGTAAAGCCAGCCAGGACAGCGATGAGGTGAAGCTGGATGTCGACAGCCAGTTGCAAGCAGCTTTTGAAGGAGACAAACCCGTGGCTGTCATTCACCGCTTCGAAGAGCTGCCTCCAGGCTCCACCCTTATTTTTTATCGCTACTGTGACCACGAAAGTGCAGCATACAAGCAGGTATTCTTGTTGTTTACTGTGCTGCTGCCTCAAGATGAAATTGAGAATAAGCAGAGtctgaaggaggtggaggaggctgtgCAAGATTATGTTAAAGCAAGGCTGGTGGGCTCCGGCAACCAAACGGCCTTCAATGAGATGGATGCTGACAAGTACGGTGGACTGTGGAGCCGTATCTCCCATCTTGTCTTGCCTGTGGTGTCTGAGAAGGAAGTGGAGCAGAAAGGATGCTGA